From a region of the Arvicanthis niloticus isolate mArvNil1 chromosome 6, mArvNil1.pat.X, whole genome shotgun sequence genome:
- the Krt32 gene encoding keratin, type I cuticular Ha2: MPTSGRVINTSSASLKSSARPSSVCSSNMGSRSELCLGYVCQPLQCMPSVCMPTAYRPASCLSKTYLSSSFQPSNRRPTGCISSSMGTYGLFCEGAFNGNEKETMQVLNDRLANYLEKVRQLEKENAELEGKIQDVCQGQVLTMCPDYQSFFQTIEELQQKVLCTKAENARMIVHIDNAKLAADDFRTKYETELALRQLVEADTNGLRRILDELTLNKADLEAQVESLKEELLCLKRNHEEEVGVLRQQLGDRLNIEVDAAPPVDLTRMLEEMRCQYETMVETNHRDVEEWFNMQMEELNKQVATSSEQLQSYQSDIIDLRRTVNTLEIELQAQHSLRDSLENTLGETEGRFTSQLSQMQRMITNVESQLADIRSDLERQNQEYKVLLDIRARLVCEIDTYRALLESEDSKLPCNPCSTPSCQPCAPSPGVSRVPHTVCVPCSPCLQTRY; this comes from the exons ATGCCAACCAGTGGCCGTGTCATCAACACCTCATCGGCTTCTCTAAAGAGCTCAGCACGGCCTTCCTCTGTCTGTTCCAGTAACATGGGCAGCAGGTCCGAGCTGTGCCTGGGTTATGTCTGCCAGCCCCTGCAGTGCATGCCCTCTGTCTGCATGCCGACTGCCTACAGACCAGCCAGCTGCCTTTCTAAGACCTACTTGTCCAGCTCCTTCCAACCCAGCAACCGCCGGCCAACTGGTTGCATCTCCAGCTCCATGGGTACCTATGGCCTGTTCTGCGAGGGTGCCTTCAATGGCAATGAGAAGGAGACCATGCAGGTCCTGAATGACCGCCTGGCCAACTACCTGGAGAAGGTGAGGCAGCTGGAGAAAGAGAATGCAGAGCTGGAGGGCAAGATCCAAGATGTCTGCCAAGGGCAGGTGCTGACCATGTGTCCCGACTACCAGTCCTTCTTCCAGACCATCGAAGAGCTGCAGCAAAAG GTTCTGTGCACCAAGGCAGAGAATGCAAGGATGATCGTGCACATTGACAATGCCAAGCTGGCTGCAGATGACTTCAGAACCAA GTATGAGACAGAGCTGGCCCTAAGACAGCTGGTAGAAGCCGACACCAATGGCCTGCGCAGGATCTTGGATGAGCTGACCCTGAATAAGGCTGACCTGGAGGCTCAAGTAGAGTCCCTGAAGGAGGAACTTTTGTGCCTCAAGAGGAATCATGAAGAG GAAGTTGGTGTCCTTCGACAACAGCTTGGGGACCGCCTTAACATTGAGGTAGATGCTGCACCTCCTGTGGACCTAACCAGGATGCTGGAAGAGATGAGATGTCAGTATGAGACCATGGTGGAAACCAACCACAGGGACGTGGAGGAGTGGTTCAATATGCAG ATGGAGGAGCTTAACAAGCAGGTGGCCACAAGCTCTGAGCAGCTTCAGAGTTACCAGTCAGACATCATTGACCTGAGACGAACAGTAAATACTCTGGAGATAGAACTACAGGCTCAGCACAGCCTG AGAGACTCTCTGGAAAACACGCTGGGGGAGACGGAGGGCCGCTTCACCTCCCAGCTATCCCAGATGCAACGCATGATCACCAATGTGGAGTCTCAGCTGGCTGACATCCGCTCTGACCTGGAGAGACAGAACCAAGAGTACAAGGTGTTGCTGGATATCAGGGCCCGGCTGGTGTGTGAGATTGATACATACAGGGCCCTGCTGGAGAGCGAGGACAGCAA GCTACCCTGTAACCCTTGCTCCACTCCCTCCTGCCAGCCTTGTGCACCCTCCCCTGGGGTATCACGCGTGCCCCACACTGTTTGTGTGCCTTGTTCACCCTGCCTACAGACCCGCTACTGA